A stretch of Vespa velutina chromosome 8, iVesVel2.1, whole genome shotgun sequence DNA encodes these proteins:
- the LOC124951072 gene encoding uncharacterized protein LOC124951072: MVFDASTIRLVILLCVTLYLHAGDYSTFIPSIFAKNVDKNDTDSNKGPIGPPIKGSKEILTIDFTTKKETEKDNGITRRAKIMTTIKTACLPKLICELTSSVHQDQLSEMERSLLNLIRDTSLNTIAEVPSRYHFAAHMGQLISGVEGQGCHNFYPTCPLPSISVLNMMKKIRLQ, from the exons ATGGTTTTTGACGCGAGCACGATACGGCTGGTAATACTCTTATGTGTGACTTTATATCTACACGCCGGAGACTATAGTACCTTTATACCTTCAATATTTGCCAAAAACGTGGATAAGAATGATACAGATTCTAACAAAGGACCGATAGGTCCACCGATAAAAGgatctaaagaaatattaacaattgaCTTTACGACGAAAAAGGAAACCGAGAAGGACAATg GTATCACAAGACGGGCCAAGATAATGACAACAATCAAGACTGCCTGCCTGCCAAAACTCATTTGCGAATTGACGTCTTCGGTTCATCAGGATCAATTAAGCGAAATGGAACGTTCACTGTTGAATTTGATTCG ggaCACAAGTTTGAATACGATCGCAGAAGTACCCTCGAGATATCATTTCGCGGCTCACATGGGTCAATTAATTTCTGGCGTGGAAGGACAAGGCTGCCATAACTTCTATCCTACTTGTCCTCTACCAAGTATCAGTGTACTTAACATGATGAAGAAAATTAGATTGCaatga